A region of Pyxidicoccus parkwaysis DNA encodes the following proteins:
- a CDS encoding helix-turn-helix domain-containing protein codes for MMLSRAPCPPLQPLVRMLWASEGAEASTEGGLERVLPTGAMHLVFRLSDSPLRLLEGGRPQSVGRTVVGGARASYYVREVSQPVSSVGIQFHAGAAPLLLGVPAHTLAERHTALEDVWGPVVAEMRERLRAEHSPHARLALMEQWLLARLRQTRGALHPAVELALQRFAAGDGVKDVVDATGYSHRRFIVLFREAVGLPPKTYTRVLRFQDALARLARCPDQSWSDLALDAGYADQPHLHRDFIEFTGLSPGRYRALRPGNPNHVPIPSGGPVGRSKTFKT; via the coding sequence ATGATGCTCTCGCGTGCCCCCTGCCCTCCGCTCCAGCCGCTCGTCCGGATGCTGTGGGCCTCCGAGGGCGCGGAAGCCTCCACGGAGGGTGGGCTGGAGCGAGTCCTCCCGACGGGCGCCATGCACCTCGTCTTCCGGCTGTCGGACAGTCCCCTGCGTCTTCTCGAAGGAGGCAGGCCGCAAAGCGTGGGAAGGACGGTCGTGGGAGGCGCGCGCGCCTCGTACTACGTCCGTGAAGTCTCCCAGCCCGTCTCCTCCGTGGGCATCCAGTTCCACGCTGGCGCCGCGCCCCTGCTGCTCGGTGTGCCGGCGCACACGCTGGCGGAACGGCACACGGCGCTGGAGGACGTCTGGGGCCCTGTCGTGGCCGAGATGCGCGAGCGATTGCGGGCGGAGCACTCGCCGCATGCGCGCCTCGCGCTCATGGAGCAATGGCTCCTCGCCCGGCTGCGGCAGACACGCGGCGCCTTGCACCCCGCTGTGGAACTGGCGCTCCAGCGGTTCGCCGCGGGTGATGGCGTGAAGGACGTGGTGGACGCGACGGGCTACAGCCACCGGCGCTTCATCGTCCTCTTCCGCGAGGCCGTGGGCCTGCCTCCCAAGACCTATACCCGGGTGCTGCGGTTCCAGGATGCGCTCGCTCGGCTTGCCCGCTGTCCGGACCAGAGCTGGAGCGACCTGGCGCTGGACGCGGGCTATGCCGACCAGCCGCACCTCCACCGCGACTTCATCGAGTTCACCGGACTGTCTCCGGGGCGGTACCGCGCCCTCCGCCCCGGAAACCCCAACCACGTGCCGATTCCATCCGGCGGCCCGGTGGGAAGGTCAAAAACGTTCAAGACGTGA
- a CDS encoding spermidine synthase, giving the protein MLEHPRRVLCVGKSAAGLLIVTEDDEGRRFLQFGWLGASQSVVWPGFPLRLESDYTRAMVAALAFVAEPRRILVVGLGGGALPMFLRAVLPQAQVDVVELHSEVVDVARRYFGFHEDASLRVLVADARHVIASPGPAYDAILLDAYGPRGIPPPLATREFLQAARARLAPGGVVVGNVLRLVGRWNSAMARTWEQSFAQLYAHTVEESANQVLIGLPDAEKRARAGLNARADRLTREWGIPFNLRTRVARRYQGGLQLVHASGTR; this is encoded by the coding sequence ATGCTCGAACACCCTCGCAGGGTGCTGTGCGTGGGGAAGTCGGCCGCGGGGCTCCTCATCGTCACCGAGGATGACGAGGGGCGGCGCTTCCTCCAGTTCGGCTGGCTGGGGGCCTCGCAGAGCGTGGTGTGGCCGGGCTTCCCGCTGCGGCTGGAGTCGGACTACACGCGAGCCATGGTGGCGGCGCTGGCCTTCGTGGCGGAGCCCCGGCGCATCCTCGTGGTGGGGCTCGGAGGCGGGGCCCTGCCGATGTTCCTGCGCGCGGTGTTGCCCCAGGCGCAGGTCGACGTGGTGGAACTGCACTCGGAGGTGGTGGACGTCGCGCGGCGCTACTTCGGGTTCCACGAGGACGCGTCGCTGCGAGTCCTGGTGGCGGACGCGAGGCACGTCATCGCGTCACCGGGGCCGGCGTATGACGCCATCCTCCTGGATGCCTATGGCCCGAGGGGAATTCCTCCACCGCTGGCGACCCGCGAGTTCCTCCAGGCGGCCCGGGCCCGTCTGGCACCGGGCGGCGTCGTGGTGGGCAACGTGCTGCGCCTGGTGGGGCGGTGGAACTCGGCCATGGCGCGCACGTGGGAGCAGAGCTTCGCCCAGCTCTACGCGCACACCGTGGAGGAGTCGGCCAACCAGGTACTCATTGGCCTGCCGGACGCGGAGAAGCGCGCCCGGGCGGGGCTGAACGCGCGGGCGGACCGGCTGACGCGGGAGTGGGGGATTCCGTTCAACCTGCGGACGCGGGTGGCTCGCCGTTACCAGGGGGGCCTTCAGCTCGTCCACGCTTCCGGCACGCGCTGA
- a CDS encoding bestrophin family protein, translating into MIVRPRPGPLRLLFVVRGTILPRVLPHVLVVAGLSCLVVWTLQRGHLRLPVTSPAPLSLLGIALSIFLGFRNNACYDRWWEARKQLGALLIELRAFSHAAIGLLDDGRAELPVVGREVARRLVHRNIAFAHALAAHLRGHDAREDISRYVAEPERSRVLASGNRPNALLREQEWELATLRREGRLSDITWGALNERVHALMSVFTACERIRGTPLPFAYTVLLHRTAYLFCLLLPFGLAEAMGWFTPVLAAMIAYTFFGLDRLSDELEEPFGDAPNDLPVLALARTGEINLLEALGEPQPEPLRPRDFILK; encoded by the coding sequence GTGATTGTCCGTCCCCGTCCTGGTCCCCTCCGTCTGCTGTTCGTCGTGCGCGGCACCATCCTGCCTCGGGTGTTGCCGCATGTGCTGGTCGTCGCGGGGCTCTCCTGCCTCGTCGTCTGGACGCTCCAGCGGGGGCACCTGCGGCTGCCTGTCACGTCTCCGGCGCCGCTGTCGTTGCTGGGTATCGCGCTGTCCATCTTCCTCGGGTTCCGGAACAACGCCTGCTACGACCGTTGGTGGGAGGCTCGGAAGCAGCTGGGCGCGTTGCTCATCGAGCTGCGTGCATTCTCCCACGCGGCCATCGGGTTGTTGGACGACGGGCGTGCCGAGCTGCCCGTCGTGGGGCGTGAGGTGGCGCGGCGACTGGTGCACCGCAACATCGCCTTCGCGCACGCGCTCGCCGCGCATCTTCGGGGGCACGACGCCCGCGAGGACATCTCGCGCTATGTCGCGGAGCCGGAGCGCTCGCGTGTGCTCGCGAGTGGGAACCGGCCCAACGCGTTGCTGCGTGAGCAGGAATGGGAGCTGGCCACGCTGCGGCGGGAGGGGCGGCTCTCGGACATCACCTGGGGCGCGCTGAACGAGCGGGTCCACGCGTTGATGAGTGTGTTCACCGCGTGCGAGCGCATCCGTGGCACTCCGTTGCCATTCGCATACACCGTGCTGCTACACCGCACGGCGTACCTCTTCTGTCTGCTGTTGCCCTTTGGTCTCGCAGAGGCGATGGGGTGGTTCACGCCGGTGCTCGCGGCGATGATTGCCTATACGTTCTTTGGCTTGGACCGGCTGAGTGACGAGCTGGAGGAGCCCTTCGGAGACGCGCCGAATGACCTGCCCGTGCTCGCGCTCGCGCGCACGGGGGAAATCAACCTGCTGGAGGCGCTGGGCGA
- a CDS encoding VOC family protein gives MAIHELFAYIRVKGAERAIAFYVEAFGAKEKFRLVEPNGRVGHCELELGKGVLMLSEEFPEYGILGPQSVGGASVTLHLHVDNADALIDRAVTAGATVTRPPQNHFYGERSGSVRDPFGHEWSIGHEVEHLSPEEMQRRYTAMFSKA, from the coding sequence ATGGCCATCCACGAGCTGTTTGCATACATCCGGGTGAAGGGCGCCGAGCGGGCGATTGCGTTCTACGTCGAGGCCTTCGGCGCGAAGGAGAAGTTCCGCCTCGTCGAGCCGAACGGGCGCGTGGGCCACTGCGAGCTGGAGCTCGGCAAGGGCGTGCTCATGCTCTCCGAGGAGTTCCCCGAGTACGGAATCCTCGGCCCGCAGAGCGTGGGCGGCGCCTCGGTCACCCTCCATCTCCACGTGGACAACGCCGATGCGCTCATCGACCGGGCCGTCACCGCTGGCGCCACCGTCACCCGCCCGCCGCAGAACCACTTCTATGGCGAGCGCAGCGGCTCCGTGAGGGACCCCTTCGGCCACGAGTGGAGCATCGGCCACGAGGTGGAGCACCTGAGCCCCGAGGAGATGCAGCGGCGCTACACGGCGATGTTCAGCAAGGCCTGA